The Nitrospinaceae bacterium genome contains a region encoding:
- a CDS encoding UxaA family hydrolase encodes MARRKKPTPRLRKTWFGYPRENGDVGARNYLLVLSGTLYANPTCERVTRTLRHSVSITHPLGRCQIEPDLRRTFETLVAHGQNANAGAVVVIDHHREEGCTAEEIAHEIAKTGKRVEAINIRLDGGAIDATAKATRIGMEMIRELTNEHRQEVPVSKLLLGLNCGTSDTTSGISHNKATGWVTDQVIKLGGRALLAETTEMMGGEDVLAAKCVRPALGKKIWAMVNKMEADILACGVDLRGSQPTGDNMEGGLSTIEEKSLGAIQKAGSAPIVDVIPYSVRAKKIPGLHVMDTPGHGGESITGIAGGGAQVLIFSTGGGHTINHPLMSTLRITGNPVSAKLQRDTLDVDVSDMFTGTTIEEAGRRVYDEVIDIANGKMTKAEILHEDNAFAITRNGLSV; translated from the coding sequence ATGGCCAGAAGAAAAAAACCGACCCCCCGGCTGCGCAAGACATGGTTCGGCTACCCAAGAGAAAACGGCGACGTGGGAGCAAGGAACTATCTCCTCGTCCTGAGCGGTACGCTATACGCCAACCCCACCTGCGAGCGAGTGACGCGCACTTTGCGCCATAGCGTCTCCATCACCCATCCCCTCGGGCGCTGCCAGATTGAACCCGACCTCAGGCGCACGTTCGAGACCCTCGTCGCACACGGTCAGAACGCAAACGCCGGTGCGGTCGTCGTCATCGACCACCACCGCGAGGAGGGCTGCACCGCCGAGGAGATCGCCCACGAGATTGCCAAGACCGGCAAGCGCGTTGAGGCCATCAACATCCGGCTGGACGGCGGCGCCATCGATGCCACCGCTAAGGCAACGCGCATCGGCATGGAAATGATTCGTGAACTCACCAACGAGCACCGCCAGGAAGTGCCCGTCTCAAAGCTCCTCCTCGGCCTCAACTGTGGCACATCGGACACGACCTCGGGCATCTCGCACAACAAGGCGACCGGCTGGGTCACCGACCAGGTCATCAAGCTTGGTGGTCGCGCCCTTTTGGCCGAAACAACGGAGATGATGGGCGGCGAGGATGTTCTCGCGGCCAAATGTGTACGTCCGGCGCTGGGCAAGAAAATCTGGGCAATGGTCAACAAGATGGAAGCCGACATCCTCGCTTGCGGCGTGGACCTTCGCGGAAGCCAGCCCACGGGCGACAACATGGAGGGTGGCCTCTCCACCATCGAGGAAAAATCACTGGGCGCCATTCAAAAAGCGGGCTCGGCCCCCATCGTCGACGTGATTCCCTACTCCGTGCGGGCGAAGAAAATACCCGGCCTCCACGTCATGGACACCCCCGGCCACGGCGGCGAGTCCATCACCGGCATAGCCGGTGGAGGCGCCCAGGTGCTTATTTTCTCAACGGGCGGCGGCCATACCATCAACCACCCGCTGATGAGCACCCTGCGTATTACGGGAAATCCCGTATCCGCCAAGTTGCAGCGCGACACCCTCGACGTTGACGTGTCGGACATGTTTACGGGAACAACCATCGAGGAGGCCGGGCGGCGCGTTTATGACGAGGTGATCGACATCGCCAACGGCAAGATGACCAAGGCCGAAATCCTTCACGAGGACAATGCCTTTGCCATCACCCGCAACGGCCTGAGCGTCTAG
- a CDS encoding SDR family oxidoreductase, whose protein sequence is MDLGLKGKSAIVTGSSRGIGRECAIALAGEGARVCVTARDEELLKKAVDDVNAAGGEGMYVVSDLTSLDGCKKVVDATASKFGGVDILINSAGAAKGGDVLDIDVDLFSDALSLKTFGYIRMAQLCVSHMKKNSWGRVINICGGAGASPARGNLPTSFANITVLNASRGLSDAVSGDGIIVNNICPGMTNTQRARDISQAGADKAGKSVEEFLKERGSKIPAGRICEPEEVGRMAAFLASEANSYSMAASIYMDGGARRSTP, encoded by the coding sequence ATGGATCTTGGATTGAAGGGGAAAAGTGCCATCGTCACCGGGTCGAGCCGGGGCATCGGGCGCGAGTGCGCAATTGCACTGGCCGGTGAGGGGGCGCGAGTCTGTGTGACGGCGCGTGATGAGGAACTGCTCAAAAAGGCGGTTGATGATGTCAACGCAGCAGGCGGCGAGGGGATGTACGTCGTGTCCGACCTGACATCGCTCGATGGATGCAAGAAAGTAGTAGATGCCACTGCGAGTAAGTTCGGTGGCGTGGATATTCTCATCAATAGTGCTGGTGCAGCCAAGGGCGGCGATGTTCTTGATATCGATGTGGACCTGTTTTCCGATGCGTTGAGCCTCAAGACCTTCGGTTATATTCGCATGGCACAGCTCTGCGTATCCCACATGAAGAAAAACAGCTGGGGCCGAGTCATCAACATTTGCGGCGGTGCGGGCGCAAGCCCGGCTCGGGGGAATCTGCCCACCAGTTTTGCGAACATCACAGTTCTCAACGCCTCGCGTGGTCTTTCCGATGCTGTTTCGGGCGACGGAATTATCGTGAACAACATTTGTCCTGGCATGACGAACACCCAGCGGGCCCGCGATATTTCTCAAGCCGGGGCCGATAAGGCAGGCAAGAGCGTCGAGGAATTCTTGAAAGAGCGGGGCTCCAAGATACCGGCTGGCCGTATTTGCGAGCCCGAGGAAGTCGGACGGATGGCCGCCTTCTTGGCTTCGGAGGCGAATTCTTATTCTATGGCAGCCTCGATATATATGGATGGTGGTGCGCGCCGCAGCACGCCCTGA
- a CDS encoding UxaA family hydrolase, with amino-acid sequence MAKVAMIIDKSDNVATCIAKIKKGETVELMFNGKKTKKLKARQSIPFAHKICVKPLKKGDQCLKYGLSIGSASKEIKMGDYIHVHNIESNRGRGDLEEN; translated from the coding sequence GTGGCTAAAGTCGCCATGATTATTGACAAGTCGGACAATGTCGCTACCTGTATCGCCAAAATAAAAAAAGGTGAGACGGTCGAGTTGATGTTCAACGGCAAGAAAACGAAGAAATTAAAGGCCAGACAGAGTATCCCGTTTGCCCACAAGATTTGCGTCAAACCGCTTAAAAAGGGCGACCAGTGCCTAAAGTATGGCCTTTCGATCGGCTCTGCCAGCAAAGAGATCAAGATGGGCGACTACATTCACGTTCACAACATTGAAAGCAACCGGGGCCGCGGCGACCTCGAAGAAAACTAA
- a CDS encoding Ldh family oxidoreductase, which produces MPDTTISAEALNDFLTRAYEALGLPAGDAAKCAAQTVDAELRGVGSHGCVRFGVFAERLRRGTANPRPNITTVTDLPAFSLLDGDLGMSAVVASRAMEVAMEKAEASGIGAAAIRRSSHTGHIGYLAAMALQKGMIGIVISGATGNLAPWGGAERLLGNSPIAFAIPSSQEFPIIFDMATSKVAKGYVLLAAKSGEPIPEGWALDPEGQPTTDAALGAKGTMLPLGDYKGYGLALMFSFITSALSGNGFDAEQPEWTETDKQFALPMLAIAIDPERCLGGDYQAAVDETVREIKSSRLAPGFDEIRIPGEGAHRRYRDALAGGINLKPALIEDLNRIANELGVRPLSNA; this is translated from the coding sequence ATGCCAGATACCACGATTAGCGCCGAGGCGCTTAACGATTTTCTCACTCGCGCCTACGAGGCGCTGGGTCTGCCAGCCGGGGACGCGGCAAAGTGTGCCGCCCAGACTGTCGATGCTGAACTCCGGGGAGTGGGCTCCCACGGCTGCGTGCGCTTCGGGGTGTTCGCCGAGCGCCTTCGCCGCGGCACCGCCAACCCGCGCCCGAACATTACGACCGTAACCGATCTTCCCGCCTTTTCGCTTCTTGATGGAGACCTTGGCATGAGCGCCGTCGTCGCGAGCCGGGCCATGGAAGTGGCGATGGAAAAAGCCGAAGCCTCGGGAATTGGCGCAGCCGCCATTCGCCGCTCCTCGCACACGGGGCACATCGGTTATCTCGCCGCCATGGCCCTCCAAAAGGGCATGATCGGTATCGTCATAAGCGGGGCAACCGGAAACCTCGCACCATGGGGCGGGGCCGAGCGACTTTTGGGCAACAGTCCGATTGCCTTCGCCATTCCCTCATCACAAGAGTTTCCTATTATCTTTGATATGGCGACCTCGAAGGTGGCCAAGGGATATGTCCTCCTCGCAGCAAAGTCCGGGGAGCCCATCCCCGAGGGCTGGGCTCTTGACCCGGAAGGTCAGCCTACGACCGACGCCGCCCTGGGCGCGAAGGGCACAATGCTCCCCCTTGGCGACTACAAGGGTTATGGGCTCGCGCTAATGTTCAGCTTTATCACCTCGGCCCTTTCGGGGAACGGCTTCGATGCCGAGCAGCCAGAGTGGACCGAGACAGACAAACAATTCGCACTTCCCATGCTCGCCATCGCCATCGACCCAGAGCGCTGCCTTGGGGGCGACTACCAGGCGGCTGTAGACGAAACCGTTCGTGAGATAAAAAGCTCGCGCCTTGCGCCGGGCTTCGATGAAATTCGAATCCCAGGAGAGGGTGCCCACCGCCGCTATCGCGATGCGCTTGCAGGCGGCATTAATCTCAAGCCAGCCCTGATAGAGGATCTCAACCGCATTGCCAACGAGCTTGGCGTGCGGCCCCTCTCTAATGCCTGA
- a CDS encoding NADH:flavin oxidoreductase/NADH oxidase, whose amino-acid sequence MPHLFDELQLRGITLRNRIGVSPMCQYVAKDGFADEWHLVHLGARAAGGAGLVIVEATGVVPEGRITPGCLGIWSDDHIEPLERITKFVKGQGAVAAIQIGHAGRKASCREPWEGGSYLSDDEGAWEIVAPSAVPFNDSAPVPRELTLDDIAGLQDAFRLAARRSKEAGFDWIEVHGAHGYLMHSFHSPISNKRTDNYGGSFENRVRFTVDTVRIVREEWPEDRPMSVRLSSTDWFEGGWTLEETIELAKILKAEGVDLIDCSGGGGTPLAKIPVGAGYQVPFADAVRREADVPTSAVGMITEPWQADQIIRNGQADIVLLAREYLRDPYWPQRAAAALAKKDLAYVPDPYHRAHGRKMG is encoded by the coding sequence ATGCCTCATCTTTTCGATGAATTACAACTTCGCGGTATAACGCTAAGAAACCGTATCGGTGTTTCGCCAATGTGCCAGTACGTCGCAAAAGACGGTTTTGCCGACGAGTGGCACCTCGTTCACCTCGGAGCGCGAGCGGCAGGCGGGGCGGGGCTTGTAATCGTCGAGGCGACGGGTGTTGTACCTGAGGGGAGAATAACGCCTGGCTGTTTGGGTATCTGGTCAGACGATCATATCGAGCCCCTGGAGCGAATTACTAAGTTTGTAAAAGGGCAGGGTGCAGTAGCTGCCATTCAAATAGGCCATGCCGGTCGCAAGGCCAGTTGTAGAGAGCCTTGGGAGGGTGGCAGTTATCTTTCGGACGATGAGGGTGCCTGGGAAATAGTGGCTCCGAGCGCTGTTCCGTTTAATGATTCGGCACCGGTGCCCCGCGAACTTACTTTAGATGATATCGCCGGGCTTCAGGATGCCTTCCGTTTGGCCGCACGCCGCTCAAAGGAGGCGGGATTCGATTGGATAGAGGTCCATGGTGCACATGGATATTTGATGCACAGTTTTCACTCGCCAATCTCAAATAAGCGGACCGACAACTATGGTGGCAGCTTCGAGAACCGTGTTCGCTTCACAGTGGATACGGTCCGTATCGTCAGAGAGGAATGGCCCGAGGATCGGCCCATGTCGGTCCGACTCTCGTCCACGGACTGGTTCGAGGGGGGCTGGACGCTTGAGGAAACAATTGAGCTTGCAAAAATTCTAAAGGCTGAGGGAGTGGACTTGATTGATTGCAGCGGTGGCGGGGGAACGCCGTTGGCTAAGATTCCCGTTGGCGCTGGCTATCAAGTTCCTTTTGCCGATGCTGTTCGGCGAGAGGCGGATGTCCCCACCTCGGCGGTCGGGATGATTACCGAGCCCTGGCAGGCCGATCAAATCATCCGAAATGGGCAGGCCGATATCGTTCTTTTGGCGCGCGAATATCTGCGCGACCCCTACTGGCCCCAACGTGCTGCGGCAGCGCTGGCAAAAAAAGATTTGGCCTACGTTCCTGATCCCTACCACCGGGCTCATGGGCGAAAGATGGGGTAA
- a CDS encoding alpha/beta hydrolase, translating into MPEIKANGIQIHYETSGEGAPIVFVHEFAADLRSWEDQVRYFNRRYQTITYNARGFPPTEVPEEVSAYSQDHAVNDLADLIRGLNLAPAHIVGLSMGGFASLHLGLRYPELARSCVVAGCGYGSDMSQRDKFQSEAQEVARRFLEDGLEKFGPTYTAGPTRVQLERKDPIAYERFQREFVERSALGAANTMRGLQALRPSVYELEESMKKCKVPMLILTGDEDEPCLEPALFMKRTISTAALITFPNAGHLINLEEPAMFNRVVLEFITEVDAGRWPTRDPRSISSSSLMPEEK; encoded by the coding sequence GTGCCTGAAATTAAAGCGAACGGCATTCAGATTCATTACGAAACCTCGGGAGAGGGAGCCCCCATCGTATTTGTCCACGAATTCGCCGCCGACCTCCGTAGTTGGGAAGACCAGGTGCGCTACTTCAACCGTCGCTACCAAACGATCACCTACAACGCCAGAGGATTTCCTCCCACGGAGGTTCCCGAGGAGGTTTCAGCATATAGCCAGGACCACGCCGTTAACGATCTCGCCGACCTTATCAGGGGCCTCAATCTCGCCCCGGCTCATATCGTAGGCCTATCGATGGGTGGTTTCGCATCGCTACATCTCGGGCTTCGCTATCCAGAGCTCGCCCGTTCATGCGTGGTGGCCGGCTGCGGCTACGGCTCTGACATGAGCCAACGCGATAAATTCCAGAGTGAGGCCCAAGAGGTTGCCCGGCGTTTCCTTGAGGATGGTCTTGAGAAATTTGGCCCCACCTACACAGCCGGGCCCACGCGCGTTCAGCTTGAGAGAAAAGACCCAATCGCCTACGAGCGTTTCCAGAGAGAATTTGTCGAGCGCTCGGCTCTCGGGGCGGCGAATACCATGCGGGGCCTTCAGGCTCTTCGCCCCTCGGTCTACGAACTTGAAGAATCGATGAAAAAATGCAAGGTTCCGATGCTTATTCTCACAGGCGATGAAGACGAGCCCTGTCTTGAGCCCGCGCTTTTCATGAAGCGCACGATTTCGACAGCGGCCCTCATCACATTTCCCAACGCTGGCCACCTTATTAACCTCGAGGAGCCCGCGATGTTCAACCGGGTCGTTCTCGAATTCATCACCGAGGTCGATGCCGGAAGATGGCCTACACGCGACCCAAGATCTATTAGTTCCTCCTCACTCATGCCTGAGGAAAAGTAG